In Candidatus Cohnella colombiensis, one DNA window encodes the following:
- a CDS encoding sialate O-acetylesterase, whose product MSVNLRLDPLFNSHMVLQRDRTVPVWGKGENGTQVVVRCGDVQVTALVEGEQWKVELPARSAGGPFDLTIDSNEEHIVLNDVLFGDVWLAGGQSNMEWRLIDTTDATAEIASAANSRLRFYNVPRVSYDDGAEHAGSWMQCSPEEVGEWSGVGYYFAQRLAASLEDVPIGIVGCNWGGTSASCWIPEEVLLSDPELRIYVDEFKQHMDKLDPHLAELEVQRYQAAVDEFNRRQSEGLEGTELGDYPWPPPLNLQSFLRPNGLYHTMILKTAPYAIKGFIYYQGESDEMRPVLYERLLGLLIQTWRKDWGDESLPFLFVQLPGHACMGGDADGEQWALLRESQWKVTQSVPHTALAVTIDCGERDDIHPRNKKPVGQRLALVALHNVYGHNVISSGPIVQDVRVKESRVELQFTHAEGLSAREGELVGFELAGENGQYVVATAVAHDNIVEVWNEQVAVPKAVRYAWANYPNANLINGAGLPAAPFRNNC is encoded by the coding sequence ATGAGTGTGAATTTACGACTTGATCCTTTATTTAATAGTCATATGGTGTTGCAAAGAGATCGTACTGTACCTGTATGGGGCAAAGGTGAAAATGGGACCCAGGTTGTTGTTCGTTGTGGCGACGTACAGGTGACAGCTTTAGTAGAAGGTGAACAATGGAAGGTGGAACTGCCTGCGAGAAGTGCAGGTGGACCTTTTGATCTTACAATAGATTCAAATGAAGAGCACATCGTATTAAATGATGTGCTCTTTGGCGATGTTTGGCTTGCGGGCGGACAGTCCAACATGGAGTGGCGGTTAATCGATACGACAGATGCAACTGCCGAAATCGCAAGTGCCGCGAATTCACGATTGCGCTTCTATAACGTTCCGCGTGTTTCTTATGATGATGGAGCTGAGCATGCTGGATCGTGGATGCAATGTTCCCCTGAAGAAGTGGGAGAATGGTCAGGTGTTGGATATTACTTCGCTCAGCGACTAGCAGCTTCATTGGAAGATGTGCCGATCGGAATCGTAGGCTGCAACTGGGGTGGAACGTCTGCTTCCTGTTGGATTCCTGAGGAAGTGCTTCTAAGCGATCCAGAGCTGCGAATCTATGTGGATGAATTCAAGCAACATATGGATAAGCTAGATCCCCATCTAGCTGAGTTGGAGGTTCAGCGGTATCAAGCAGCGGTTGACGAATTTAACCGTAGACAGTCCGAGGGTTTAGAGGGTACAGAACTGGGTGACTATCCTTGGCCACCGCCTTTGAATTTACAGAGCTTTCTACGTCCGAATGGACTATATCATACAATGATACTCAAGACTGCACCTTATGCAATTAAGGGCTTTATCTACTATCAAGGCGAGAGCGATGAAATGCGCCCTGTCCTATATGAAAGATTGCTCGGATTGTTAATTCAGACATGGCGTAAGGATTGGGGAGATGAATCTCTTCCATTCTTGTTCGTTCAGCTTCCTGGTCATGCTTGCATGGGCGGAGATGCAGATGGTGAGCAATGGGCCTTACTACGGGAGTCGCAATGGAAAGTAACACAGTCGGTGCCTCATACGGCGCTCGCAGTAACGATAGATTGTGGCGAACGTGATGATATTCATCCACGGAATAAGAAGCCGGTTGGACAACGTCTCGCATTGGTTGCACTACATAACGTATATGGACACAATGTGATTAGCTCGGGTCCGATTGTGCAAGATGTGCGAGTGAAAGAAAGTCGAGTGGAGTTGCAATTCACACATGCCGAAGGCTTAAGTGCGCGTGAAGGTGAACTTGTAGGCTTCGAGCTTGCGGGTGAGAACGGTCAATATGTTGTGGCGACAGCCGTAGCTCATGATAATATCGTAGAAGTATGGAATGAACAGGTTGCTGTTCCGAAGGCTGTCAGGTATGCGTGGGCGAACTACCCGAATGCGAATTTGATCAATGGTGCAGGTCTTCCGGCTGCTCCGTTCCGTAACAACTGTTAA
- a CDS encoding carbonic anhydrase yields MSIVEEMLKFNQQFVEQEKYVEFLTDGLPNKKIAILTCMDTRMTELLPKALNLRNGDAKIIKNAGAILTQPFGSAMRSILVSIYEMGVKEVFVIGHHGCGMTGLDSHKLVEKFKQRGITDSVLETLENSGIRMERFLRGFDNVEGSVQHSIDMIRKHPLIPNDIPVHGFVMHPSTGKLDLISDGYKVLEEQHQA; encoded by the coding sequence ATGTCAATTGTCGAAGAGATGTTAAAGTTTAATCAACAATTCGTTGAGCAAGAGAAATATGTGGAGTTTCTAACCGATGGATTACCCAATAAGAAGATCGCGATCTTAACCTGCATGGATACGCGGATGACGGAGCTGCTACCTAAAGCACTCAACTTACGCAATGGGGATGCGAAGATCATTAAGAACGCTGGTGCTATTTTAACTCAGCCATTTGGAAGCGCAATGCGCAGTATACTTGTTTCTATCTATGAAATGGGTGTAAAAGAAGTATTCGTTATCGGGCACCATGGCTGCGGAATGACGGGACTCGATTCGCATAAGCTTGTTGAAAAATTCAAGCAACGTGGAATTACGGATAGTGTGCTCGAAACGCTTGAAAACTCAGGAATTCGGATGGAGCGTTTCCTCAGAGGTTTTGATAATGTAGAGGGTAGTGTGCAGCATAGTATTGATATGATTCGCAAACATCCCCTCATTCCAAATGATATACCGGTTCATGGCTTCGTGATGCATCCTTCTACTGGAAAGCTGGATTTGATCTCAGACGGTTACAAGGTGCTCGAGGAGCAACATCAAGCTTAA
- a CDS encoding aminoglycoside phosphotransferase family protein, giving the protein MEGVYKTKISHQQLQEVVLYHFGQSLREFIELADGWANSAYLLTLEDDRVVVLKASPRADVKRMRCELNTMQTEVEVMRLLADVEDFPIPRIYAYDDSLQLLPVTYFIMECLEGQPYSKLKESLSKDDQDYIERQLGYYNRQINEVTGTYFGAVVDDGSTRSSSWRECFRKMIFGVLQDGEEAGVVLPLSYEALRTEIDARLGVLDEVVVPQLVHWDLWEGNVFVKDGVITGIIDYERAMWGDPLIEVYFGRFYPSEGFRLGYDIPPFGESQLARRKLYDLFLDLIIVIECAFRQYDNPEHSQWTSDNLDYGLEQFLRS; this is encoded by the coding sequence GTGGAAGGTGTATACAAGACGAAGATCTCGCATCAGCAGCTTCAAGAGGTTGTGCTTTATCACTTCGGGCAATCACTGCGTGAATTCATAGAGTTAGCTGATGGCTGGGCCAATAGTGCATATTTGCTTACACTAGAGGATGATCGCGTAGTTGTGCTCAAAGCAAGTCCGAGAGCTGATGTGAAGCGGATGCGCTGCGAGCTTAATACGATGCAGACGGAAGTCGAAGTGATGCGGTTACTGGCTGATGTGGAAGACTTCCCGATCCCTCGGATTTATGCGTATGATGATAGCTTGCAACTACTTCCAGTTACTTATTTTATAATGGAATGTCTTGAAGGACAGCCTTATTCCAAGTTGAAAGAATCGTTGTCTAAGGATGACCAGGATTACATTGAACGTCAGCTCGGATATTATAACCGACAAATTAATGAAGTGACTGGAACGTATTTCGGAGCAGTTGTAGATGATGGCAGCACGCGTAGCTCATCTTGGAGAGAATGCTTCCGCAAGATGATTTTTGGTGTGCTGCAAGATGGCGAAGAAGCGGGAGTTGTATTGCCACTAAGTTATGAAGCGCTGCGCACAGAAATAGATGCTCGGTTGGGCGTACTAGACGAGGTCGTTGTCCCACAGCTTGTACATTGGGATTTGTGGGAAGGCAACGTGTTCGTGAAGGATGGCGTCATTACTGGAATTATCGATTACGAGCGGGCAATGTGGGGCGATCCGCTGATTGAAGTATATTTTGGACGTTTCTACCCGTCGGAAGGCTTCAGGCTAGGCTATGATATTCCTCCGTTCGGAGAATCGCAGCTTGCTAGAAGAAAACTCTATGACTTATTCCTAGATCTCATCATCGTGATTGAATGTGCATTTCGGCAATATGACAATCCAGAGCATTCACAGTGGACGAGTGACAATTTGGATTATGGACTTGAACAGTTTCTTCGTTCTTAG
- a CDS encoding LD-carboxypeptidase, whose translation MAIQPKALQRGDTVGIVTLGSPLDADIINTRVAYLEQTGLKVKLGQYVYAENGYLAGTDQQRAEDLMSMFMDPQVTLILPSRGGVGVAGILPYLDYRAISRNPKIVSGYSDITILLNTLYQFSNLNTLHSLLLIDFKPETPSYNFEQFFSATSDIRTPRGMANPTGMTQTSLVAGNVTGPIVGGNLTSFVGCLGTPYEIDTLGKLLMFEETHEPINTVYRYMEQLKLAGKLNDCLGIIMGQCTNCIDAYGKSYEDLINEVLVPIGKPLMTNVATGHGFYKAAIPIGPFVNMNTYTNSLTWLEPLVTYARR comes from the coding sequence TGCAGATATTATTAACACGAGAGTGGCTTATCTAGAACAGACAGGGTTGAAGGTGAAGCTGGGTCAGTACGTATATGCGGAAAATGGTTACTTAGCAGGGACGGATCAACAGCGTGCTGAGGACCTGATGAGTATGTTTATGGATCCTCAAGTTACGTTGATTTTACCTTCACGTGGCGGTGTTGGTGTCGCGGGTATATTGCCATACCTGGATTATAGGGCCATTAGTCGCAACCCGAAAATTGTAAGTGGATATAGCGATATTACGATATTGCTCAACACACTATATCAATTTTCAAATCTTAATACATTGCACAGTCTGCTTTTGATCGACTTTAAACCGGAAACACCGAGCTACAACTTCGAACAATTTTTCAGTGCAACCTCTGATATCCGCACTCCAAGAGGAATGGCTAACCCAACTGGCATGACACAGACAAGTCTAGTTGCAGGCAATGTTACCGGACCGATTGTGGGTGGCAATCTGACTTCCTTCGTAGGATGTTTGGGCACCCCTTATGAAATCGACACTTTAGGTAAGCTACTGATGTTTGAGGAGACGCATGAGCCGATTAATACGGTGTATCGTTATATGGAGCAGTTAAAGCTTGCTGGCAAGCTTAACGATTGTCTCGGAATTATTATGGGGCAATGCACCAATTGTATCGACGCCTATGGTAAATCTTATGAAGATTTGATTAACGAGGTGCTCGTACCGATCGGTAAACCGCTGATGACGAATGTAGCTACTGGCCACGGTTTTTATAAGGCGGCAATCCCGATTGGACCCTTTGTAAATATGAACACTTACACGAATTCTTTAACTTGGTTAGAGCCTTTAGTGACTTACGCGAGACGCTGA
- a CDS encoding HAD-IA family hydrolase: MTIKAVVFDFDGTLMDTETYAYEAFSSVYTEHGHELKLEDWALGIGTHGGFDPYTDLEERLGRTIDRDVVEARYNELHEEKLIHTTPRPGVIARLEEARSLGWAIGLASSSPHAWIEKYLQKLGIREYFSVIRSADDVEKVKPDPALYLLAAEALGVRPEEAIAIEDSMNGLRAAVAAGMYAIVTPNPVTKHMDFTGAKLIVNSLEEIRFADLKDEEN; encoded by the coding sequence ATGACGATTAAAGCAGTCGTGTTTGATTTTGATGGTACATTGATGGATACAGAAACCTATGCGTACGAGGCATTCTCTAGTGTATATACCGAGCATGGACATGAATTGAAGCTGGAGGATTGGGCGTTAGGAATTGGCACGCATGGAGGGTTCGACCCTTATACCGATCTTGAAGAGCGACTAGGTCGCACGATTGATCGCGATGTTGTTGAGGCAAGGTATAATGAGCTGCATGAAGAGAAGCTGATCCACACGACACCTCGACCAGGTGTAATTGCACGACTTGAAGAAGCACGCAGTCTCGGCTGGGCGATTGGACTAGCTTCGAGTTCACCCCACGCCTGGATTGAAAAATATTTGCAAAAACTAGGCATACGTGAATACTTCAGCGTCATTCGCAGTGCAGATGATGTGGAAAAAGTGAAGCCTGATCCAGCATTATATTTACTGGCTGCGGAAGCGCTAGGTGTTCGTCCCGAAGAAGCAATAGCGATTGAAGATTCGATGAATGGCTTGCGCGCGGCAGTTGCTGCCGGAATGTATGCGATTGTTACGCCGAATCCGGTGACCAAGCATATGGATTTCACAGGTGCGAAGCTGATCGTGAATAGTTTGGAAGAGATTCGCTTTGCCGATTTGAAGGATGAGGAAAATTAA